The Thermococcus sp. genome includes a window with the following:
- a CDS encoding flippase-like domain-containing protein, translated as MLESLIASAKQYFSVVGTASLKYLTLAFLTYYVSVVLYGIRWKLVLRGVGKDAPLHELVKAILASIFMNNVTPMSRSGGELLRMAWVSKKANIPAGVSAVSIVYERILETIPVFGLFLVGMMYFSSEEPIPFVILGIAGIFLIWVKWDSFVRLSLRLFRTPVTPEEMEKITSLRNMHSLNIIAVLLSSTVWLLDVVRLKLITLAFGLHLAWSFIAVISIANLLFGLIAFTPGGVGIIEGGLVGTLTYFGIPMALAVSITLLERFVSYVASSLVGLAVLLTSGGVEIWKALRSQ; from the coding sequence ATGCTGGAGAGCCTTATCGCATCAGCGAAGCAGTATTTTTCAGTGGTAGGAACCGCTTCCCTTAAGTACCTGACCCTGGCATTCCTCACGTACTATGTTAGCGTTGTTCTCTACGGCATCCGCTGGAAGCTCGTTCTAAGGGGTGTGGGGAAGGACGCCCCCCTTCACGAGCTCGTCAAGGCCATACTCGCCTCAATCTTCATGAACAACGTCACCCCAATGAGCAGGAGCGGAGGGGAGCTGCTCAGGATGGCGTGGGTGTCCAAGAAGGCCAACATCCCCGCAGGAGTCTCCGCGGTCAGCATAGTCTACGAGCGCATACTCGAGACGATTCCGGTATTTGGCCTGTTTCTCGTTGGGATGATGTATTTCTCATCGGAGGAACCGATCCCCTTCGTGATCCTGGGCATAGCAGGCATATTCCTGATATGGGTTAAATGGGACTCCTTCGTCAGGCTCTCACTCCGCCTGTTCAGAACCCCCGTGACCCCCGAGGAGATGGAGAAAATAACCTCCCTGAGAAACATGCACAGCCTCAACATCATAGCGGTTCTCCTCAGTTCCACGGTCTGGCTCCTCGACGTTGTTCGGCTGAAGCTTATTACACTCGCCTTCGGGCTTCACCTTGCCTGGAGCTTTATAGCGGTCATCTCAATAGCTAACCTCCTGTTTGGCCTCATCGCCTTCACTCCGGGCGGTGTTGGGATAATTGAAGGGGGTCTGGTGGGAACACTCACATACTTCGGAATCCCAATGGCGCTCGCGGTTTCGATAACCCTCCTAGAGCGCTTTGTGTCGTACGTCGCCAGCAGCCTAGTGGGACTAGCGGTCCTCCTGACGTCCGGAGGGGTCGAAATATGGAAAGCCTTAAGATCGCAATAG
- a CDS encoding thiamine-phosphate kinase, with product MEREIIELFMKHLRMQGDLPLGDDAGAIKLGNEWFVATNDMLVRKTDVPDIMTPEQVGFKAVTMNVSDVASMGARPLGFLFSLGVPEDIDMDYLDGVARGIGDALEFYNLPVLSADTNEADDLIIDGIALGRTRRLLTRSGAKPGDLVCVTGDIGRALAGLLLWKHGVDVPGRVRKSLYEKLLEPRARVTEGVELSTSANAAIDISDGISKELHLLAGMSRVRIEVDARRLPVREEVIEAAQALGLSAIEIALASGEEFELVFTIPEKMVESLRMEFTVIGRVEKGSGVYITIDGKRQEMPLLGWEHLHRTAKGTYRVLFR from the coding sequence GTGGAGAGGGAGATAATCGAGCTCTTTATGAAACACCTCAGAATGCAGGGTGATTTACCTCTGGGGGACGACGCGGGAGCGATTAAGCTCGGGAACGAGTGGTTCGTAGCGACGAACGACATGCTCGTGAGAAAAACGGACGTACCGGATATAATGACGCCCGAGCAGGTCGGGTTTAAGGCCGTCACCATGAACGTCAGCGATGTAGCCTCCATGGGGGCAAGACCCCTGGGATTCCTCTTCTCCCTTGGAGTCCCCGAGGACATTGACATGGACTATCTGGATGGGGTTGCAAGGGGAATTGGAGATGCCCTCGAATTCTACAACCTTCCCGTCCTGAGCGCCGACACCAACGAGGCAGACGATTTGATAATAGACGGAATCGCCCTTGGGAGAACGAGGAGGCTCCTAACAAGGAGCGGGGCAAAGCCGGGGGACCTCGTCTGTGTAACAGGAGACATAGGACGGGCTTTGGCAGGACTCCTCCTCTGGAAGCACGGGGTTGATGTGCCCGGAAGGGTAAGGAAATCCCTCTATGAGAAGCTCCTCGAACCCAGGGCTCGGGTTACGGAGGGGGTTGAGCTGAGCACCTCAGCGAACGCTGCAATAGACATCAGCGATGGGATCTCCAAAGAACTCCACCTGCTGGCAGGAATGAGCCGGGTAAGGATAGAGGTCGATGCCCGGAGGCTACCGGTGAGGGAAGAAGTCATTGAAGCCGCCCAGGCACTTGGACTGAGCGCCATCGAGATAGCCCTCGCCAGCGGAGAGGAGTTCGAACTCGTCTTCACGATACCCGAGAAAATGGTAGAGAGCCTCCGGATGGAGTTCACAGTAATAGGACGCGTCGAGAAAGGGAGCGGCGTATACATTACCATCGATGGAAAAAGACAGGAGATGCCCCTTCTCGGCTGGGAACACCTTCACAGAACAGCAAAGGGGACGTATAGAGTGTTGTTCCGATAA
- the galT gene encoding galactose-1-phosphate uridylyltransferase yields MRELRYNPLTGQWVMVSAVRKKRPWRPRNFCPFCPGSEETGYGWEVLLLPNRFPMLSFDAPKPERAGFYKKARALGQCSVIVETPEHDLRDLDELPIHAVARVVELWKNITAELKRNPHVAYVSIFRNKGEEIGVSLTHPHGQLYATPFIPLKVRLKVQNSREYSKRTGECLFCRLLREELKGERAVYENESFAVFLPFFANWPFEVHVYPKRHVQWLTQLVDEELTDLADALRVATGTLNTVLKRDMPYTMMVYQAPFRGNYDFYHLHVEFYPILRENGRIKYAAGMEMGTWDFTYDGIPEENAEKLREACREAIKRIGARGRCFT; encoded by the coding sequence ATGAGGGAGCTGAGGTACAATCCTCTGACCGGTCAGTGGGTCATGGTCTCGGCGGTGAGGAAGAAACGCCCGTGGAGGCCGAGGAACTTCTGCCCCTTCTGCCCCGGGAGCGAAGAGACCGGTTACGGCTGGGAGGTTCTTCTGCTTCCGAACAGGTTTCCTATGCTGTCCTTCGATGCCCCCAAGCCCGAGAGGGCCGGATTTTACAAAAAGGCGAGGGCACTCGGCCAGTGCAGTGTGATAGTCGAAACGCCCGAGCACGACCTCCGAGATCTCGATGAGCTTCCCATCCATGCCGTGGCCAGAGTTGTTGAATTATGGAAAAACATAACCGCAGAACTGAAGAGAAACCCCCACGTTGCCTACGTTTCAATCTTTCGAAACAAAGGTGAGGAAATCGGCGTTAGTCTGACCCACCCCCATGGCCAGCTCTACGCGACACCGTTCATACCGCTCAAGGTTCGCCTCAAAGTCCAGAACTCCAGGGAATACTCCAAACGCACCGGCGAGTGCCTCTTCTGCAGGCTCCTGCGCGAGGAGCTGAAAGGTGAAAGGGCGGTATACGAGAACGAAAGCTTTGCCGTGTTCCTTCCGTTCTTTGCAAACTGGCCCTTTGAAGTCCATGTCTATCCGAAAAGGCACGTCCAGTGGCTCACCCAGCTGGTGGATGAGGAGCTCACAGATCTGGCCGACGCCCTCCGCGTTGCGACTGGAACCCTCAACACCGTCCTGAAGAGGGACATGCCGTACACCATGATGGTCTATCAGGCCCCGTTCAGGGGAAACTATGATTTCTATCACCTCCACGTTGAGTTCTATCCAATCCTGAGGGAGAACGGCAGGATCAAATATGCTGCGGGGATGGAGATGGGGACGTGGGACTTCACCTACGATGGAATTCCAGAGGAGAACGCGGAAAAGCTGAGAGAAGCCTGCAGAGAGGCTATAAAAAGAATCGGCGCAAGGGGCAGGTGCTTCACTTAG
- a CDS encoding TIGR00375 family protein, translating into MHVDADLHIHSHYSKAVSKSMTVPNLAENARFKGLGIVGTGDILNPKWEEELLRYTEKVSEGTYERKGIRFLLTAEVEDSRRVHHVLIFPNISTVREMREELRKYSGDIETEGRPRVGLSAAEIADIANELGVLIGPAHAFTPWTAIYKEYNSLREAYQGAKVHFLELGLSADSEMADRIKAHHSLTYLSNSDAHSPMPHRLGREFNRFEVKEATFEEIRKAILKRGGRKIVLNAGLDPRLGKYHLTACSRCYAKYSPEEARGFKWKCPKCSGRIKKGVHDRILELADTEDRPKDRPPYLRLAPLAEIIAMVIGKGVETKAVRMIWERFLKEFGSEIRVLVDVPLEGLAEVHEEVAKAVWAYREGKLIVIPGGGGKYGEIRLPEEIRKARIDDLETLEVEVPKEEYRPRQTSLMKFLGGSRRTK; encoded by the coding sequence ATGCACGTAGATGCAGACCTTCACATACATTCCCACTACTCGAAGGCCGTCTCAAAATCCATGACTGTTCCAAACCTCGCCGAGAACGCCAGGTTCAAAGGCCTCGGGATAGTCGGGACGGGGGACATACTCAACCCGAAGTGGGAGGAGGAACTGTTGAGGTACACAGAGAAGGTCAGCGAAGGAACCTACGAAAGAAAGGGAATCCGATTTCTCCTCACGGCAGAGGTCGAAGACAGCAGAAGGGTGCACCACGTCCTGATTTTTCCGAACATCTCCACCGTCAGGGAGATGAGGGAGGAGCTGAGGAAGTACTCTGGAGACATAGAGACCGAGGGAAGACCGAGGGTTGGCCTTTCAGCGGCGGAGATAGCCGACATTGCTAATGAACTCGGTGTCCTGATAGGGCCGGCGCACGCCTTTACGCCCTGGACGGCCATCTACAAAGAGTACAACAGCCTCAGGGAGGCATACCAGGGGGCGAAGGTTCATTTCCTTGAGCTGGGTCTCTCGGCGGACTCAGAGATGGCGGACAGGATAAAGGCCCACCACTCCCTGACCTACCTCAGCAACAGCGACGCCCATTCCCCTATGCCCCACCGCCTCGGGAGGGAGTTCAACCGCTTTGAAGTGAAGGAAGCGACATTCGAGGAGATACGGAAGGCCATTCTAAAGAGGGGAGGCAGAAAGATCGTCCTCAACGCCGGCCTTGACCCGAGGCTGGGCAAGTATCACCTTACGGCATGCTCCCGCTGCTATGCCAAATATTCTCCTGAGGAGGCGAGGGGGTTCAAGTGGAAATGCCCGAAGTGTAGCGGCAGAATAAAGAAGGGCGTTCACGACAGAATCCTTGAGCTGGCCGACACGGAAGATAGGCCCAAGGACAGGCCGCCATACCTTCGTCTGGCTCCCCTAGCTGAGATAATCGCCATGGTCATAGGGAAGGGAGTCGAAACGAAGGCCGTGAGGATGATCTGGGAGCGCTTTTTGAAGGAGTTCGGGAGCGAAATACGGGTTCTCGTCGATGTCCCGCTTGAGGGTCTGGCGGAGGTCCACGAGGAGGTTGCAAAGGCCGTGTGGGCGTACAGGGAAGGCAAGCTCATAGTGATACCCGGCGGTGGGGGAAAATACGGAGAGATACGACTGCCAGAGGAGATAAGAAAAGCCAGAATAGATGATCTCGAAACCCTTGAGGTCGAAGTCCCAAAGGAGGAATACCGGCCGAGGCAGACGAGTCTCATGAAGTTCCTAGGGGGGAGCCGGAGGACTAAGTGA
- a CDS encoding chloride channel protein: MTSKRGYLKKWGVVIAFSILAGLVGGLGAIVFRVFIGVVHRLFFEWLLPNVSYSVGGFNVGYILLPTLGAFIVTFFVIKCPEIKGNGIPEVIEAVIFKGGNIPGKFAVLKTVATAITIGSGGSVGREGPIGFIGAALTSILARWFDMSKEMRKLLVTCGLAAGIAGTFNTPLAGAMFALEVVYMGAFSINLVPIFIAAVTGNAITLAVLNRAVEIDIPGGIGHTIFELPLFFLLGLFLGVLAAFYARFLYGMVDRFSKAKVPEIMKPAIGGFGVGVLGMLFPAYGIFGIGYEGMRMAFYGELAIGLLIILGLVKMLATALTLGSGQSGGVFAPSLYIGTMFGAAFGQVVKAFLPAHASSPSVYALAGMAAFFSGMTQAPLTQILMVTELTRSYTVLPPVMTSATIGFLTARFFLKGESIYTLKLTRKGYHVTTGKPVILETISVGEIMTVNPVYVTEEQTLFYVEHLIGETGHDCFPVVNENMEVVGIIGIKDILKKSSSVKRMPVKRFLRRSYGVTYPTETAEDAFEKLMAYDQNLLPVLESPRNRKLVGVVTKRDIYRAYYRGLEGMYIE, encoded by the coding sequence ATGACATCGAAACGCGGCTATCTTAAAAAGTGGGGTGTTGTCATCGCTTTTTCCATCCTGGCCGGCCTAGTGGGTGGCTTGGGTGCGATAGTCTTCAGGGTGTTCATAGGCGTCGTTCACAGGCTTTTCTTCGAGTGGCTGCTTCCGAACGTCTCTTACAGTGTGGGGGGCTTCAACGTCGGATACATACTCCTCCCCACCCTTGGCGCGTTCATAGTCACGTTCTTCGTGATCAAATGCCCCGAAATCAAGGGGAACGGCATCCCGGAGGTCATAGAGGCGGTCATATTTAAAGGCGGCAACATCCCCGGAAAGTTTGCCGTTCTGAAAACGGTAGCCACGGCCATAACCATAGGCTCCGGGGGGAGCGTCGGGCGCGAAGGGCCAATAGGGTTCATAGGTGCGGCCTTAACGTCAATCCTAGCGCGCTGGTTCGACATGTCCAAGGAAATGAGGAAGCTCCTCGTGACCTGCGGCCTGGCGGCAGGTATAGCGGGCACCTTCAACACCCCGCTGGCAGGGGCGATGTTCGCCCTTGAGGTCGTCTACATGGGTGCCTTTTCGATAAACCTCGTGCCCATATTCATCGCCGCCGTCACCGGCAACGCGATCACCTTGGCCGTTCTCAACAGGGCGGTGGAGATAGATATCCCCGGCGGGATAGGACACACAATCTTTGAGCTTCCCCTGTTCTTTCTCCTTGGGCTGTTTCTCGGCGTCCTCGCCGCGTTCTATGCCCGGTTCCTTTATGGGATGGTGGATAGGTTCTCAAAGGCCAAAGTGCCCGAGATTATGAAGCCGGCAATAGGCGGCTTTGGTGTCGGTGTTCTCGGGATGCTGTTCCCGGCGTACGGCATATTCGGGATAGGCTACGAAGGCATGAGGATGGCGTTCTACGGGGAGCTGGCGATAGGGCTCCTCATAATTCTCGGACTGGTCAAGATGCTGGCCACCGCCCTGACCCTCGGCTCCGGACAGAGTGGCGGTGTCTTTGCCCCGAGCCTCTACATAGGGACGATGTTCGGAGCGGCCTTCGGCCAGGTCGTAAAGGCATTCCTGCCAGCCCACGCCTCCAGTCCCTCCGTCTATGCCCTTGCGGGGATGGCGGCCTTTTTCAGCGGCATGACTCAGGCACCCCTTACCCAGATACTCATGGTCACCGAGCTGACGAGGAGTTACACCGTTCTCCCGCCGGTGATGACCTCCGCAACCATAGGCTTCCTCACGGCGAGGTTCTTCCTCAAGGGGGAATCCATCTACACCCTCAAGCTCACCAGAAAGGGCTACCATGTAACGACGGGAAAACCGGTCATCCTTGAGACAATATCCGTCGGGGAGATAATGACGGTGAACCCCGTCTACGTTACCGAGGAGCAGACCCTCTTCTACGTGGAGCACCTGATAGGGGAAACCGGACACGACTGCTTCCCCGTGGTCAACGAGAACATGGAAGTGGTGGGAATAATCGGCATAAAGGACATCCTGAAAAAGTCCTCCAGCGTTAAGAGAATGCCTGTGAAGCGCTTCCTTCGCCGCTCCTACGGAGTGACGTATCCGACGGAAACCGCGGAGGATGCCTTTGAAAAGCTCATGGCCTACGACCAGAACCTCCTGCCCGTGCTGGAAAGTCCCAGGAACAGGAAGCTCGTCGGAGTCGTGACGAAGAGGGACATATACCGCGCCTACTACCGGGGCTTGGAGGGTATGTACATAGAATGA
- a CDS encoding cation:proton antiporter, translating to METVTWLLFAIGISLILAKIGDSIIERLELPGVLGELLMGMILGNLVYFGIVAPQYLPIVSGEGFTTDLTVVSNFLAKLGIIFLLFLGALDADIEQLKKTGLTATVSTLLGVFVPLFIGWFALMEMGYPSREAFAGGVLLTATSIGLTVRVMMDLGVLKSEVGAASLSASVMDDFLGIALVIFAVGSGSLIELSEKIVAFFVITGILWWFLVEHYIKFAERLHVEKGILGTVLGMMFLFAALAEGWFAAAIEGAFMMGLVLSKLPEGKRIMDDVKAIGYGLLIPFFFVHTGAMLNLTVFGDAKALVLAAVLTVIAVFGKVAGRGFGAWITAWGKGREFLFTGENFWMSLQMGIGSVPRTEVALVDLMVAIHGGAISPQHAPEFIAATLIFITVSVLITPPLLKWAFKREIEESRSTKAAQKVERIQATKEKIREIKGSS from the coding sequence ATGGAAACGGTGACCTGGCTCCTGTTCGCCATAGGAATATCCCTGATCCTGGCGAAGATAGGGGACAGCATAATAGAGAGACTTGAGCTACCGGGCGTTCTTGGAGAGCTCCTTATGGGGATGATCCTAGGAAACCTCGTCTATTTTGGGATAGTCGCTCCCCAGTACCTCCCGATAGTCAGCGGAGAGGGCTTTACCACAGATTTGACCGTCGTTTCCAACTTTCTGGCCAAGCTGGGTATAATATTCCTGCTGTTCCTCGGTGCCCTCGACGCTGACATTGAGCAGCTCAAGAAAACCGGACTCACCGCAACGGTCTCCACCCTCCTGGGGGTATTTGTGCCGCTCTTCATAGGGTGGTTTGCCCTTATGGAAATGGGATACCCCAGCAGGGAAGCCTTCGCGGGGGGTGTCCTGCTGACGGCCACGAGCATCGGGCTGACGGTCAGGGTAATGATGGACTTGGGCGTGCTCAAGAGTGAGGTCGGAGCCGCTTCGCTCAGCGCGAGTGTTATGGACGACTTTCTCGGCATAGCGCTCGTCATATTCGCCGTTGGAAGCGGGAGTCTTATAGAGCTGAGTGAAAAAATAGTCGCCTTCTTTGTAATAACCGGCATCCTCTGGTGGTTCCTCGTTGAGCACTACATAAAATTCGCCGAGAGGCTGCACGTCGAGAAGGGCATACTGGGAACCGTTCTCGGCATGATGTTTCTCTTCGCGGCCCTCGCCGAGGGCTGGTTTGCGGCAGCCATCGAAGGAGCGTTTATGATGGGTCTCGTGCTCTCAAAGCTCCCCGAAGGAAAGCGCATCATGGATGACGTAAAGGCCATAGGTTACGGCCTTCTCATACCATTCTTCTTCGTCCACACTGGAGCGATGTTGAACCTCACGGTATTTGGGGACGCAAAGGCCCTCGTTCTGGCGGCAGTCCTGACTGTCATAGCGGTTTTTGGAAAGGTCGCCGGAAGGGGATTCGGGGCATGGATAACGGCCTGGGGAAAGGGAAGGGAGTTCCTGTTCACCGGGGAGAACTTCTGGATGTCCCTCCAGATGGGCATCGGCTCGGTTCCGAGAACGGAGGTCGCCCTCGTTGACCTCATGGTGGCAATACACGGAGGCGCGATCAGCCCGCAGCATGCCCCGGAGTTCATAGCGGCGACGCTGATATTTATAACGGTCTCGGTGCTGATAACGCCGCCCCTGCTCAAATGGGCGTTCAAGAGAGAAATCGAGGAGAGCAGGAGTACAAAAGCCGCCCAGAAGGTCGAGAGGATACAGGCAACCAAAGAAAAGATAAGGGAAATAAAGGGCTCATCCTGA
- a CDS encoding HPP family protein, with protein MEVESALERFHSLTLTDIMPRFETMPIVTADADLLSVLKILRSRHHVWVVDSRENMKLVGVIRYIDVIDVLLPPGAHKFKLGMTSKIMRSMLGGATKAEDVAERHVLTIDKDATVLDALMKMRKYRIQVLAVVKDGKLVGEVSLRILIDELLRLLRVGGAQWKR; from the coding sequence ATGGAAGTGGAGTCCGCCCTTGAGAGGTTCCACTCACTCACCCTGACCGATATCATGCCCCGGTTCGAGACGATGCCCATAGTCACCGCGGATGCCGACCTGCTCAGCGTCCTCAAGATACTGAGGAGTAGGCACCATGTCTGGGTCGTTGACAGCAGGGAGAACATGAAGCTCGTGGGCGTCATCAGGTACATCGACGTTATAGACGTCCTCCTTCCCCCGGGGGCCCACAAGTTCAAGCTGGGGATGACCAGCAAGATAATGCGCTCGATGCTCGGCGGCGCCACCAAGGCGGAGGATGTCGCTGAGAGGCACGTGCTCACGATAGACAAAGATGCCACGGTACTTGATGCCCTGATGAAGATGCGCAAGTACAGAATACAGGTACTGGCCGTCGTGAAGGACGGAAAGCTGGTCGGCGAGGTGAGCCTGCGCATACTGATAGACGAGCTGCTGAGACTGCTCCGGGTGGGTGGAGCGCAATGGAAACGGTGA
- a CDS encoding sodium:proton antiporter → MVPTDVIARVLIAVLGAGIISMLLSRRFNISYVPLFIVFGMVLGPITMWMPREVAHELFDYVRVFGLVMILFTEGHNLSWRMLKRNMSTIVTLDTVGLLITALLSAWFFSWVFDAPFLVGFLFGAIISATDPATLIPLFRQHRVKQDIETTIVTESIFNDPLGIVLTTVAIAMFVPQASGGIFASLSSVAGLYGGAFLYFLYEVVVSIAVGFVLGMFGYWFIKKTSLFEFPEIEIFSLLLAFTGFFLGESLQASGYLVATVTGIVLGNYKIIGKRENPAIMDRVLRAVEKEVEFNESLAAIATVFIFVLLGASLNLDLLTGNILKGVLVAFFIMVVARPLAALPLLRWWSPREYLFIALEGPRGIVPSALAALPLSLAMKYPGGELSVYWGDVILATTVIVVLASVITETLWLPFLRTKLLGTETVQDRMKSYEKMKHELKTS, encoded by the coding sequence ATGGTGCCAACGGATGTTATAGCGAGGGTGCTCATAGCGGTACTCGGTGCGGGTATAATCTCAATGCTTCTCAGCAGACGGTTCAACATATCATACGTTCCTCTCTTCATAGTATTCGGGATGGTTCTTGGCCCGATAACCATGTGGATGCCGAGGGAAGTTGCGCATGAGCTCTTTGACTACGTCAGGGTCTTTGGCCTGGTGATGATACTCTTTACCGAGGGACACAATCTGAGCTGGAGGATGCTGAAACGGAACATGAGCACAATAGTGACCCTCGACACGGTCGGACTTCTGATAACGGCTCTTCTCTCTGCGTGGTTCTTCTCCTGGGTCTTTGATGCCCCATTTCTTGTCGGCTTCCTCTTCGGTGCCATAATAAGTGCCACTGACCCGGCGACGCTGATACCCCTCTTCCGCCAGCACAGGGTTAAGCAGGACATCGAGACGACCATAGTAACGGAGTCCATATTCAACGACCCTCTCGGTATAGTCCTGACAACCGTCGCGATAGCGATGTTCGTTCCCCAGGCCAGCGGCGGTATCTTTGCCTCGCTGAGCTCGGTGGCCGGCCTCTACGGTGGGGCCTTCCTGTACTTCCTTTACGAGGTCGTGGTGTCCATAGCGGTGGGCTTTGTTCTTGGGATGTTCGGCTACTGGTTCATTAAGAAGACCTCCCTATTTGAGTTCCCAGAGATAGAGATATTCTCGCTCCTCCTGGCCTTCACCGGCTTCTTCCTCGGAGAGTCCCTCCAGGCCTCAGGATATCTCGTCGCAACGGTCACTGGGATAGTCCTCGGGAACTACAAAATAATAGGAAAAAGGGAGAACCCGGCCATCATGGACAGGGTTCTCAGGGCGGTGGAGAAGGAGGTCGAGTTCAACGAGAGCCTCGCAGCGATAGCCACGGTGTTTATCTTTGTGCTCCTCGGCGCCAGCCTGAACCTCGACCTCCTGACCGGGAACATTCTGAAGGGCGTACTCGTGGCCTTCTTTATCATGGTGGTTGCGAGGCCCCTCGCAGCGCTTCCCCTTCTCAGATGGTGGAGTCCGAGGGAATATCTCTTCATAGCCCTCGAAGGCCCCAGGGGCATAGTGCCCTCAGCCCTGGCGGCACTTCCCCTGTCCCTCGCGATGAAGTACCCCGGTGGAGAGCTCAGCGTGTACTGGGGCGATGTTATCCTGGCCACCACGGTCATAGTCGTCCTTGCCTCCGTCATCACTGAGACCCTGTGGCTGCCGTTCCTCAGGACTAAGCTGCTGGGAACCGAGACAGTACAGGACAGGATGAAGAGCTACGAGAAGATGAAGCACGAGCTGAAAACTTCCTGA
- the speB gene encoding agmatinase → MEFLYTYETLKLEFPLSEPERATFVILGIPFDGTTSFKPGARFGPTLIRHATLNLESYILDYDVDISELPIADIGDIAVVAGDPRKTADRVRETLEELKRINPNALPILLGGEHSQTLGAVEALRPASYVVFDAHLDLRDSYEDNPYNHACVARRIGELGIREAMFGIRSGTREEVIYAEENGIPWVHARDYDFDAFVELVKPLPEPVYLSIDIDVFDLSLVPSTGTPEAGGLGFWEVVEAMEWLVENKSIAGFDIMEVGGHELGDITALTAAKLLFHFIGAKGGL, encoded by the coding sequence ATGGAGTTCCTTTACACGTACGAGACGCTCAAGCTTGAATTTCCGCTCTCCGAGCCGGAAAGGGCAACGTTCGTAATCCTGGGCATTCCCTTCGATGGGACAACCAGCTTTAAGCCCGGGGCGAGGTTCGGGCCAACCCTGATCAGGCATGCCACCCTCAACCTTGAGAGCTACATCCTCGACTATGATGTTGACATATCCGAGCTCCCAATAGCGGACATAGGGGACATCGCCGTCGTCGCCGGAGACCCCCGGAAGACTGCAGACAGGGTCAGAGAGACCCTTGAAGAGCTCAAACGCATAAACCCCAACGCCCTGCCGATACTCCTCGGTGGCGAGCACTCCCAGACCCTCGGCGCCGTTGAAGCCCTTAGGCCGGCCAGCTACGTCGTCTTCGACGCCCACCTAGATCTGAGGGACAGCTACGAGGACAACCCCTACAACCACGCCTGCGTGGCGAGGAGGATAGGGGAGCTCGGAATAAGGGAAGCGATGTTTGGGATAAGGAGCGGAACGAGGGAAGAGGTCATCTACGCCGAGGAGAACGGAATCCCGTGGGTGCACGCGAGGGATTACGACTTCGATGCCTTCGTCGAACTGGTGAAGCCCCTCCCCGAGCCGGTGTACCTCTCGATTGACATAGACGTCTTCGACCTTTCGCTCGTTCCCTCAACCGGAACCCCCGAGGCCGGTGGACTGGGCTTCTGGGAAGTCGTGGAGGCCATGGAATGGCTCGTGGAAAACAAGAGCATAGCGGGCTTCGATATAATGGAGGTTGGCGGGCACGAACTCGGGGACATCACCGCCCTGACGGCTGCGAAGCTCCTCTTCCACTTCATAGGAGCGAAGGGAGGTCTCTAG